From a single Arachis hypogaea cultivar Tifrunner chromosome 3, arahy.Tifrunner.gnm2.J5K5, whole genome shotgun sequence genomic region:
- the LOC112789039 gene encoding alkane hydroxylase MAH1-like, whose protein sequence is MEFFDFILIFVAIASFLFIHTWRSNRKNPIINLRFFGMLPSVLCNLSNIHDHATTTLKQCGGTFLFKGPWFTNLNYLITSDPMNVHHITSKNFDNYIKGSEYYEIFEILGDGIFNTDSHKWKHSRNILHSLFRQNSFESLVVKTIHKKLHSCLVPLLNDVSESGTVVDLQDIFQRISFDNICSIVLGFDPKSLPNKLIEFPEVAFEKAFNLAEDAIFYRHLVPRFLWKLQKWLQIGRGKTYTECEKIVDQFLHQCISSTFQEQSKVKCTKDDDEPTFNMLKALVEESGMEQIDRKFLRDNALTLLVAGRDTISSSLSWFFWLVSTHPVVEAKILEEIRANFITKEEYRLITSRVENLNKLVYLHGAMCEALRLFPPVPFEHKSAVKSDILPSGHRVNANSMVIYSLYSMGRMEQTWGEDCLEFKPERWVSEKGSIIHIPSYKFIAFNAGPRSCLGKNITFIQMKIMAIALLCNFQFEVVEGHNNVCPCVSVVLHMKHGLKVKVTKRGIIN, encoded by the coding sequence ATGGAATTCTTTGactttattcttatttttgtaGCCATTGCCTCATTCTTATTCATCCACACTTGGAGGTCTAATAGAAAAAATCCCATAATTAATTTGCGCTTCTTTGGTATGCTACCATCAGTTTTATGTAATCTTTCCAATATCCATGATCACGCAACAACCACTTTGAAGCAATGTGGAGGTACTTTTTTGTTCAAAGGTCCCTGGTTCACAAACCTCAACTATCTCATCACCAGTGATCCTATGAATGTGCACCACATTACTAGCAAGAACTTTGACAACTACATCAAAGGCTCTGAGTATTATGAGATCTTTGAAATACTCGGAGATGGCATCTTTAACACTGATTCTCACAAATGGAAGCATAGCAGGAACATACTTCATTCATTGTTCAGACAAAACTCGTTTGAGAGTTTAGTTGTGAAAACCATTCATAAGAAGCTCCACAGTTGCCTAGTTCCACTTCTCAACGATGTATCAGAATCAGGAACTGTTGTGGACTTGCAAGACATCTTTCAGAGAATCAGTTTTGACAACATCTGCTCCATAGTGTTGGGGTTTGATCCTAAATCCCTTCCTAACAAGCTCATCGAATTCCCGGAAGTTGCTTTCGAGAAAGCTTTCAACTTGGCGGAGGATGCAATATTCTACAGACACCTTGTCCCAAGGTTTTTATGGAAGCTTCAGAAATGGCTCCAAATTGGACGAGGGAAGACCTATACTGAATGTGAAAAGATAGTTGACCAATTCTTGCATCAGTGCATATCATCCACATTCCAAGAACAAAGCAAAGTCAAGTGCACCAAAGATGATGATGAACCAACATTTAACATGCTCAAAgctcttgtggaggaaagtggaATGGAACAAATAGATCGCAAGTTTCTAAGAGATAATGCATTGACTCTGCTAGTAGCTGGAAGGGATACAATTAGTTCAAGTCTCAGTTGGTTTTTCTGGCTAGTTTCAACCCACCCTGTTGTTGAAGCCAAGATCCTTGAAGAAATCAGAGCAAACTTTATAACCAAAGAAGAATATCGGCTCATCACTTCAAGGGTAGAAAATCTTAACAAGCTAGTTTACCTGCATGGAGCTATGTGTGAAGCATTGAGACTTTTTCCTCCAGTTCCTTTCGAGCACAAATCTGCAGTTAAATCTGATATACTCCCTAGTGGACATCGTGTTAATGCAAATAGTATGGTAATTTACTCTCTATATTCAATGGGAAGAATGGAACAAACATGGGGAGAAGATTGCTTGGAGTTCAAGCCAGAAAGGTGGGTTTCTGAAAAGGGAAGCATCATACACATACCATCTTACAAGTTCATAGCTTTCAATGCAGGACCAAGAAGTTGTTTGGGTAAAAATATAACCTTTATTCAGATGAAGATCATGGCCATTGCTTTGCTGTGCAATTTTCAGTTTGAGGTGGTGGAAGGGCATAATAATGTGTGTCCATGTGTTTCTGTTGTGCTTCACATGAAACATGGCTTGAAGGTCAAGGTTACTAAAAGAGGCATTATTAATTAG